From Primulina huaijiensis isolate GDHJ02 chromosome 15, ASM1229523v2, whole genome shotgun sequence, one genomic window encodes:
- the LOC140959065 gene encoding lysine-specific demethylase JMJ28-like: protein MRGKDPPREELRCKRTDGRQWRCKRQAMAGKTLCDIHYLQGKHRQNRQKVPDSLKLERKVTKKRAKNGDTVRVPKLKQVSLAVERRKRQAVSEALDDVLKRMKLKSGDLQLELIREFLKRQVTKKKEKEKGLEDNVVADETRELPYGVMAISQSPASLQKFGECNGGLDVKLGVNLHENSVLQRHFRSKNIEPLPIGTMQIVPFAWNMKRRKIRKCHWCKQSKGRLLIKCLACRKRFFCVVCLKQRYIEKQAAKMKCPACCGTCSCNICEKRQNKAVSHKDCYSGKRKVNKIELLHYLIHVLLPVLKQVNHDQSIELESEATVTGIGKSLSGIQIPQANLSFHKLLCCNRCKSAITDYHRTCMNCLYNLCLSCCREISQRSSYGSCKRKSLKKRKIFASGDDIIFERHISRQNSGEIPCHFPMSLQIWEPSSDGSIPCPPIDIGGCGGSNLDLKCVYPCSWNRDLEVRAEEMLRLYHLPKTADFSLCCSLCEDISHKDGDAKVQKGTYRKLGYKDNYLYCPAIHDIHHESPEHFQNHWTKGQPVVVRNVLRRTSSLCWDPVIMFSSYMENKISEHCIENDMKVTNCIDWCEVEINRKRIFMGSLEKGTHASMQLKTLKFKASLSSHLFQKHFPIHYNEILSALPLPEYINPVCGLLNLGVKLPDQFRRPELGPCIHFSYGVPEGQMQADVLSKLCYESHDTVNILACATDTPVSPEQINNIGNSMKKCKALDHNRGKSGSNSSDQKGKSPLQSEGTGESGLQDIKENIHLENEIAKVPFSSSEILEDQTLDTENGNVSSDSESDTEASIFCCGTIEKSEDTDEYFLGADVESSCSSEDKHGINSCGAQWDIFRRQDVPKLLEYLKRHSKELNNGSCYLNNAHPILDQTIFLDAFHKLKLKEEFDIEPWNFDQYPGEAVFIPAGCPYQIRKLKSCVNVVLDFVSPENATQCIKLAEEIRLLPMQHKAKTKLLEVRRMVLHGISEAVEEIGNLKQVLQ, encoded by the exons ATGCGGGGGAAAGATCCGCCCCGGGAGGAGCTCCGGTGCAAGCGGACCGATGGGCGCCAATGGCGGTGCAAACGGCAAGCGATGGCTGGGAAAACGCTGTGCGATATCCATTATCTACAAGGAAAGCACCGCCAGAACAGACAGAAAGTCCCAGACTCGCTTAAACTGGAGAGAAAAGTGACGAAGAAAAGGGCAAAAAATGGGGATACTGTTCGGGTTCCAAAATTGAAGCAAGTGTCATTGGCGGTGGAGAGGAGGAAGCGGCAGGCTGTTTCGGAAGCTTTGGATGATGTATTGAAGAGGATGAAACTGAAAAGCGGGGATTTGCAATTGGAATTGATTAGAGAGTTCTTAAAGAGGCAGGTGACAAAGAAGAAGGAGAAGGAAAAAGGGTTGGAGGACAATGTGGTTGCTGATGAAACGAGAGAGTTACCTTATGGAGTTATGGCTATTTCGCAATCCCCTGCCAGTTTGCAGAAATTTGGGGAGTGCAATGGTGGTTTGGATGTGAAACTAGGGGTGAATTTGCATGAAAACTCGGTTTTACAGAGGCATTTTCGGTCAAAAAATATTGAACCACTCCCCATTGGTACAATGCAG ATTGTGCCATTTGCGTGGAATATGAAGAGAAGGAAAATAAGAAAATGTCATTGGTGTAAACAAAGTAAAGGGCGGCTCTTGATCAAGTGCTTGGCTTGCAGGAAACGATTCTTTTGTGTGGTTTGCTTAAAACAGAG GTATATCGAGAAGCAAGCCGCGAAAATGAAATGTCCTGCATGTTGTGGAACTTGTAGTTGCAACATTTGTGAGAAACGACAAAATAAAGCTGTCAGTCATAAG GACTGCTATAGTGGGAAAAGGAAGGTCAATAAGATCGAATTGCTTCACTATCTAATTCACGTGCTTCTTCCTGTGCTGAAGCAAGTAAATCATGACCAAAGTATTGAGCTCGAATCTGAAGCTACGGTAACAGGTATAG GGAAATCCCTATCTGGAATTCAGATTCCACAGGCCAACTTAAGTTTCCATAAGCTACTTTGCTG CAACAGATGTAAAAGTGCTATCACGGACTACCATAGGACGTGCATGAATTGTTTGTACAACCTTTGTCTGAGTTGTTGTCGGGAGATTTCTCAACGTAGTTCATATGGAAGTTGTAAACGCAAAAgtttgaagaaaagaaaaatatttgctTCTGGTGATGATATAATCTTTGAGCGACATATTTCTAGGCAAAATTCTGGTGAAATTCCCTGTCACTTCCCGATGTCCTTGCAAATTTGGGAACCTAGTTCTGATGGAAGTATTCCTTGCCCACCTATAGATATAGGAGGCTGTGGTGGCAGCAACCTTGATTTAAAATGTGTATATCCCTGCTCCTGGAATAGAGATCTTGAAGTCAGAGCTGAAGAAATGTTGCGCCTTTATCACCTTCCAAAAACTGCAGATTTTTCTTTGTGTTGCTCGTTATGCGAGGACATTAGTCATAAAGATGGTGATGCTAAGGTTCAGAAAGGTACATATAGGAAATTAGGTTACAAGGACAACTATCTGTATTGTCCTGCTATTCATGATATTCATCATGAATCCCCCGAGCATTTCCAGAACCATTGGACTAAAGGTCAACCAGTTGTAGTTCGAAATGTGCTTCGGAGAACCTCGAGTTTGTGTTGGGATCCAGTTATCATGTTTAGCTCTTACATGGAGAACAAGATATCTGAACATTGTATTGAAAACGACATGAAAGTGACAAACTGCATAGATTGGTGTGAG GTCGAAATCAACAGGAAGCGGATTTTCATGGGATCATTGGAGAAGGGAACACACGCAAGCATGCAGCTAAAAACTCTGAAGTTCAAAGCTTCGCTTTCATCTCATTTATTTCAAAAGCACTTTCCGATCCACTATAATGAGATCTTAAGTGCCTTACCTCTTCCAGAGTATATCAATCCAGTGTGTGGCCTTCTGAATTTGGGAGTGAAGTTGCCGGACCAATTTCGGAGGCCGGAATTAGGTCCATGTATCCATTTTTCATATGGAGTCCCAGAGGGACAAATGCAGGCTGATGTTTTGTCAAAGTTGTGTTATGAATCACATGATACG GTTAACATTCTCGCTTGTGCTACTGATACCCCAGTTTCACCAGAACAAATTAATAACATTGGAAATTCAATGAAAAAATGTAAGGCTCTAGATCACAATCGTGGGAAATCGGGAAGCAATTCTAGTGATCAGAAAGGTAAATCACCTTTGCAGAGTGAAGGCACAGGTGAATCGGGCTTGCAAGATATCAAGGAAAACATCCACCTGGAAAATGAAATCGCAAAAGTTCCTTTTAGCTCTAGTGAAATCCTTGAGGATCAAACACTTGATACTGAAAACGGGAATGTATCCAGCGATAGTGAATCTGATACTGAGGCCTCAATATTCTGCTGTGGAACTATCGAGAAATCTGAAGATACTGATGAGTATTTTCTAGGAGCAGATGTAGAAAGCTCATGCTCCAGTGAAGATAAGCATGGGATAAATTCTTGTGGTGCCCAGTGGGACATTTTTCGTCGACAAGATGTGCCAAAACTTCTTGAGTACCTCAAGCGGCATTCTAAAGAGCTAAACAACGGGTCATGCTATCTAAACAAT GCTCATCCAATTTTAGATCAGACAATTTTTCTTGATGCATTTCACAAATTGAAGCTTAAAGAGGAGTTTG ATATCGAACCATGGAATTTTGATCAATATCCTGGAGAAGCTGTTTTCATTCCTGCAGGCTGTCCTTATCAAATCAGAAAACTTAAG TCATGTGTCAATGTTGTTTTGGATTTCGTCTCTCCTGAAAATGCTACTCAATGTATTAAACTGGCCGAAGAAATTCGCCTTCTTCCTATGCAACACAAAGCCAAAACAAAATTGTTGGAG GTGAGGAGGATGGTTCTCCATGGAATTAGTGAAGCAGTTGAAGAAATAGGCAACCTGAAGCAAGTACTCCAGTAG
- the LOC140960015 gene encoding uncharacterized protein yields the protein MGGKRKKGGEDGSESGEEGIEERKTKKMKQIKEALRPSMIKNKEKRSAIHAKLKLQKKVDKRKKVKAREAAEKRALELGEEPPPKKTPRTIENTRELDETICKPDDDELFAGNDADEFNNILKQERIPKVLITTCRFNSTRGPGLASDLLSIIPNSHYYKRGTYDLKKIVEYARNRDFTSVVVIHTNRREPDAVLIIGVPDGPTAHFKLSNLVLHKDLKNHGNPTSHKPELVLTNFTTRLGHRVGRLIQSLFPQDPNFRGRRVVTFHNQRDFIFFRHHRYIFEGKDSKQVESKSKDSKNNEDANTQQKVIARLQECGPRFTLKLISLQHGTFDTREGEYEWVHKPEMDTSRRRFFL from the exons ATGGGGGGAAAGCGGAAGAAGGGTGGCGAGGATGGTAGTGAAAGTGGGGAAGAAGgaatagaagaaagaaaaaccAAGAAGATGAAGCAGATAAAGGAGGCCTTGCGTCCGTCGATGATTAAGAACAAGGAGAAGAGGTCAGCCATTCATGCGAAATTGAAGCTCCAGAAGAAGGTCGACAAGCGGAAGAAGGTCAAGGCTCGTGAAGCAGCTGAGAAGAGGGCTCTGGAGCTTGGTGAGGAACCTCCTCCTAAGAAAACACCTCGCACAATAGAGAATACTCGTGAACTGGATGAGACAATATGCAAGCCGGATGATGATGAGCTCTTTGCTGGCAATGATGCCgatgaatttaataatattttgaagcAAGAACGGATTCCGAAGGTCTTGATAACCACATGCCGCTTCAATTCGACT AGGGGACCTGGTCTTGCTTCGGATCTTCTTTCTATAATCCCCAATTCTCATTACTACAAGCGAGGAACATATGACTTAAAAAAG ATTGTTGAGTATGCGAGAAATAGGGATTTCACTTCAGTCGTGGTCATCCACACAAATCGCCGAGAACCAG ATGCTGTTTTAATAATTGGGGTGCCTGATGGTCCTACCGCCCACtttaaactttcaaatcttGTTTTGCACAAAGACCTTAAG AATCATGGCAACCCAACCAGCCATAAGCCTGAGTTAGTTTTGACTAACTTCACGACACGCTTGGGGCATCGTGTTGGCAG GTTAATACAATCTTTATTTCCACAAGACCCTAATTTTCGTGGTCGGAGAGTTGTTACCTTCCACAATCAACGCGATTTTATATTCTTCCGTCATCATCG ATACATATTTGAAGGCAAAGATAGCAAACAGGTGGAATCAAAAAGTAAAGATAGCAAAAACAACGAGGACGCAAACACCCAGCAAAAAGTTATTGCCCGGCTTCAG GAATGTGGTCCTCGTTTCACGCTGAAACTAATCAGTCTTCAGCACGGAACCTTTGATACTAGAGAGGGTGAATATGAATGGGTTCACAAG CCCGAGATGGACACAAGCCGCAGACGATTTTTCTTGTAA
- the LOC140959409 gene encoding uncharacterized protein, with protein MGEKNSLPETSTERRRLLQAIGSISSLIALSHSTQVFASKWMSIRNKMEELLSILSNVENCESNDNFSLCITVESISATIAECGGLLKRCLELSYCGKLYMQSDLDIVYAKLDSQVKTLSDIYALGLVTQRYAIVVLKPAPSASKEDIRFYVHNISSRIKIGSTIMKKQALVEFNEAIQEDERYVNIAVELESFVNFLVRFLDSQESEIREAAAKTVYLIAVFQSYKSVLIDAGVIAPLIRVLESGNESSQEFAARCLIKVTENSDNAWSVSAHGGVSALLKICGKNGENGGELANLACRVLKNLVGIEEIKRFMVEEGAISLFLKLVRSKDEIMQIASLDFLQTMAYSDAWIREMIVEEGGIRISVRILDPKSSFSTKTREMAFKGIVNLCFGSDTSLYVLMNSCFTDHVLYFLRFGEISDRELALKASFWLCWTSEDAKKVMGDAGFMPVLVSFLESKSLQIREMAAKTLSNMVMVPKNRKKFVQNDQNVGILMQLLGPGDVNSGSKQLLLSILMSLTSSSIARKKISNSGYLKHIEKLAEAEVSDAKKIVRKLSSTKFSSILGGFWHS; from the coding sequence ATGGGTGAAAAAAATAGTCTCCCTGAAACATCCACTGAAAGGAGAAGACTGCTGCAAGCAATTGGGTCGATCTCTTCTTTGATTGCACTCTCACATTCAACCCAAGTGTTTGCTTCAAAATGGATGTCCATAAGAAACAAGATGGAAGAGCTTTTATCCATACTCTCGAACGTCGAAAATTGTGAATCAAATGATAACTTTTCACTCTGTATCACGGTGGAGTCGATTTCAGCCACCATTGCTGAATGTGGTGGTCTTTTAAAGCGTTGTCTGGAACTTTCGTACTGTGGGAAGCTTTACATGCAAAGCGATCTTGATATTGTATATGCTAAATTGGATAGCCAAGTGAAGACTCTTTCTGATATATATGCTCTGGGATTGGTGACGCAGCGCTATGCTATTGTAGTTTTGAAGCCTGCGCCTTCGGCTTCTAAAGAGGACATAAGGTTTTATGTCCACAATATATCATCCAGGATAAAGATCGGAAGCACTATTATGAAGAAACAAGCCCTTGTTGAGTTCAACGAAGCCATTCAAGAAGATGAGAGATATGTAAATATTGCCGTGGAACTCGAGAGTTTTGTCAATTTTTTGGTTCGTTTTCTTGATTCTCAAGAGAGTGAAATTCGAGAGGCAGCAGCAAAGACGGTGTACCTGATTGCGGTTTTTCAGTCATACAAAAGTGTGTTGATTGATGCAGGGGTAATTGCTCCATTGATTCGAGTTCTGGAGTCGGGAAATGAATCCAGTCAAGAATTTGCAGCTAGGTGTTTGATAAAGGTTACGGAGAATTCTGATAATGCGTGGTCTGTTTCTGCTCATGGCGGGGTGTCAGCCCTGTTGAAAATCTGTGGCAAGAATGGTGAAAATGGGGGAGAATTGGCAAATTTGGCTTGTCGGGTGTTGAAAAATCTTGTTGGGATTGAAGAGATCAAGAGGTTTATGGTCGAGGAAGGGGCGATTTCTTTGTTCCTTAAGCTTGTAAGGTCCAAAGATGAAATTATGCAGATAGCTTCACTTGATTTCTTGCAGACTATGGCTTACTCGGATGCATGGATCCGAGAAATGATCGTTGAAGAAGGTGGAATTCGCATATCAGTGCGTATTTTGGATCCCAAATCATCATTTTCGACCAAGACTCGAGAGATGGCATTCAAAGGAATCGTGAATTTATGCTTTGGATCGGATACTTCTTTGTATGTGTTGATGAATTCTTGTTTTACCGATCATGTACTTTACTTTCTTCGATTTGGGGAGATCTCTGATCGTGAATTGGCCCTAAAGGCCTCGTTTTGGCTATGTTGGACGTCTGAGGATGCAAAGAAAGTGATGGGGGATGCAGGATTTATGCCGGTCCTTGTTAGTTTCCTAGAATCAAAATCGCTCCAAATTCGCGAAATGGCAGCAAAAACACTATCTAACATGGTTATGGTACCCAAAAACAGGAAAAAATTTGTGCAGAACGATCAAAATGTAGGCATATTGATGCAGCTTCTCGGCCCAGGGGACGTTAATTCCGGTAGCAAACAGCTATTGCTTTCAATATTGATGTCGTTAACAAGCAGCAGCATTGCAAGAAAAAAGATTTCAAATTCAGGTTACTTAAAGCACATCGAAAAGCTTGCAGAAGCTGAGGTCTCAGATGCCAAAAAGATCGTCAGAAAGTTGAGTTCCACTAAATTCAGCAGCATCTTGGGTGGATTCTGGCATTCTTGA